Part of the Streptomyces sp. WMMC500 genome is shown below.
CGGCCCGCGGCCAGCGCGGCCCGGCCCGGCGCCGCGGAGCGCTCGTAGTCACGTTCGGCGTCAACCGTGTCCATGGCCCTCAGCTTGCCGCACCGGCCTCGGTCGACGACACACGGCAGGCGACGATCGGTTGGTCCGCGGGAAACGCGCTCTAGGACTCCGCGCGCTGCGGGGCCGTGAGTATCGTTCCCTGCGCCACCGCGCACAGTTCGCCGCCGGCCCCGCCGTCCTCGGCAGCCCCGGCGGACGCGGCGCCCGGCGCGACCACGTAGACGTCGCAGCGGCAGACCGCCTGGCGCCGGCCCCCGTGCACCACGTACGCCTCGGCCCGCAGCGTGCCGTCCCTGGCCGGCCGCAGGTACTGGACCGAGAAGCCGCCGGTGATGATCGCCGGGCCCAGGACCGTGCCCGCGGCGAACGTCAGCGCGTTGTCGGCGGCGTAGGCGAGCAGGCCGCCGTGCGCGTAGCCGTACTGCTGCCGCAGGTCGTCGCGGATGTCCACCTCCAGCGTCGCGGCGCCGTCCGCGAACGCGGTGATCCGGGCGCCGAGCAGCCGGCTGAACGGCTGCTCGTCGAGCACCTGCTGCGCGAAGTCGATCCCGAGGTCCGTCATGTGACCCCACGGTAACGGCTGTTGAGCTGGGCTCCTACCCGCGCTCCGGCACCCGCAGCTCGACCCAGGTGCACTTGCCGCGGGGCAGCAGGTCCACGCCCCAGCGGTCGGCGACCTGGTCGATCAGGAACAGCCCGCGCCCGCTGGTGTCCATGTCGCGCACCGGCATCAGACACGGCAGCGCGCGCGACGGGTCGCGCACCTCGATGCGGATCCGGCCGCTCCGCCGCGACATCCGCAGCCCGAACGTGCGCGCCCCGGTGTGCCGTACGGCGTTGCCGACCAGCTCGGAGACCAGCAGCACGGCGTGCTCGGCGAACCGCGGCGACATCCCCCAGTGCCCGACGACGACCGACTCGGCGAGCCGACGGGCGGTCCCGGCGGACTCCGGCCGCGAGGGCAGCCGCACCTCGCCGACGGCCGGGTTGCCCCACAGCTCGACGGGGCCGGAGGGCGCGCCCCCCTCCGCGCCGGCCGGGGCGGCGGTGGGGAAGCTGCGGTAGGCGGGCGAGGGCAGCGGCCGCAGCAGGGGCCCGTGCGGCCGCCGTACGGCGAGGGGCGCCGGGGGGGCCGGCTGTTCCCGGTGGAGTTGCTGGGTGTCCTCAAGGCCCGCCATGGCCTCATGATGGCGCGGACGGACGCCTTTGGGAGCATTTCCGCGCCAACAAGTCCTTCGGAAGCCTACGTTCCGTGAACGCCCTCCGGCATATGCCAGGGTCGTACGGCCCCTACCCCACCCCGCTGAACTGCGCGAACTCCCCGGCAGCCGCCGGCCGCACGGCCCCGGAACGCCGCCATCGCCGAAGTCCTGCTTCGGACGTCCACTACCCCCGGCCGGGGGTAGTGGTCACGCAGCGTCGCCGGCGGCCCGGGGCGGCGGAACCGCCGGCGGCACCCGCGGGGCGGGCTCAGCGGAACTCCGCCTTCCCCGGCCCCTTCTCCACGAAGCTGCGCATCCCGGTCTCCCGGTCCTCGGTGGCGAACAGCCCCGCGAACCAGCTCCGCTCCAGCGCGAGCCCCGTCTCCAGGTCGGTCTCCAGACCGTGGTCCACCGACTCCTTCGCCGCCCGCAGCGCCATCGCGGGCCCCTTGGCCAGCTTCGCGGCCCAGGCGTGCGCCTGCGCGTACACCTCCGCGTCCGCCACCACCCGGTCGACGAGCCCGAGCCTCAGGGCCTCGTCCGCCTTGACCATCCGGCCGGTGAAGATCAGGTCCTTGGCCCGCGCGGGCCCCACCAGCCGGGCGAGCCGCTGCGTGCCGCCCGCGCCGGGGATCAGCCCGAGCAGGATCTCCGGCTGCCCCAGCTTCGCGCTCTCGCCGGCGATCCGGATGTCGGCGCAGAGCGCCAGCTCGCAGCCGCCGCCCAGGGCGTACCCGTTGACCGCGGCGACGACCGGCTTGGGCACCCGCGCCAGCGCCGTGAACGACTCCTGCAGACCGCGGCTCCGCGCGACCATGGCCGCGTGGTCCATCGCCTGCATCTCCTTGATGTCGGCGCCGGCGGCGAAGACCTTCTCGCCGCCCCACACCACCAGGGCGCGTACGTCGTCACGGCCGGCCGCCTCGGCGGCGAGTTCGCGGATACGGTCCTGGACGGCGATGTCCAGGGCGTTCATGGGCGGGCGGTCCAGGCGCAGCGTACCGACGCCCTCGGCGACCTCCAGGTATGCAGTCATGCCACCACACGTTAGCGGTCACTAACGCCGCGGGGCCCGGTGCG
Proteins encoded:
- a CDS encoding PaaI family thioesterase; translated protein: MTDLGIDFAQQVLDEQPFSRLLGARITAFADGAATLEVDIRDDLRQQYGYAHGGLLAYAADNALTFAAGTVLGPAIITGGFSVQYLRPARDGTLRAEAYVVHGGRRQAVCRCDVYVVAPGAASAGAAEDGGAGGELCAVAQGTILTAPQRAES
- a CDS encoding ATP-binding protein; amino-acid sequence: MAGLEDTQQLHREQPAPPAPLAVRRPHGPLLRPLPSPAYRSFPTAAPAGAEGGAPSGPVELWGNPAVGEVRLPSRPESAGTARRLAESVVVGHWGMSPRFAEHAVLLVSELVGNAVRHTGARTFGLRMSRRSGRIRIEVRDPSRALPCLMPVRDMDTSGRGLFLIDQVADRWGVDLLPRGKCTWVELRVPERG
- a CDS encoding enoyl-CoA hydratase-related protein, translating into MTAYLEVAEGVGTLRLDRPPMNALDIAVQDRIRELAAEAAGRDDVRALVVWGGEKVFAAGADIKEMQAMDHAAMVARSRGLQESFTALARVPKPVVAAVNGYALGGGCELALCADIRIAGESAKLGQPEILLGLIPGAGGTQRLARLVGPARAKDLIFTGRMVKADEALRLGLVDRVVADAEVYAQAHAWAAKLAKGPAMALRAAKESVDHGLETDLETGLALERSWFAGLFATEDRETGMRSFVEKGPGKAEFR